In Gemmatimonadota bacterium, the following proteins share a genomic window:
- a CDS encoding sulfatase has translation MVGKLNILLFTADDLGCDSLGCFGSNVPDISPNLDAFAEEGVRFSHGHVNVAICMPSRNVLNTGRYSYNNGGMGFFHTFEDTPTIIETLSDAGYMTGLLGKVNHSTPKESITWDFSRDQEDLGFGRSPQKYGAYCKEFFENCKSADKPFYFMVNSHDPHRPFYNPDEGPKGGAEVPSRLYNPNEIEVPGFLPDLPLIRKELSWYYNSVRRLDDTFGAVMNALEESGLRDNTLVAFLSDNGMAVPFAKCNVYLASTRTPWLVRWPGVAKEGTTCSELMSGIDFLPTALDAIGLPALDGVDGQSFVPLLRGEKQEGREHVFTQIDSKAGGAATPMRCVQDHQFGYIFNMWVRDDYRYRNNNEGLTMHAMEEAAPGNPDIAERVRMFRYRVPEELYDLEQDPNCLKNLIDDPEYSAKADEIRAILQAQMRETNDPVLEAFENRTSPDVVTRVFNVVYPDHENRNKN, from the coding sequence ATGGTAGGTAAATTAAATATCTTGCTGTTCACAGCAGATGATTTGGGTTGCGATTCACTCGGTTGTTTTGGATCAAACGTGCCAGATATCTCCCCCAACCTGGATGCATTTGCCGAAGAGGGTGTGCGGTTCAGTCATGGGCATGTGAATGTTGCCATTTGTATGCCAAGTCGCAATGTATTGAACACCGGGCGCTATAGTTATAACAATGGCGGAATGGGATTTTTTCATACATTTGAGGACACACCGACGATCATCGAAACGTTGAGCGATGCGGGGTATATGACTGGCCTTCTCGGAAAAGTGAATCATTCAACGCCAAAAGAGTCGATTACATGGGATTTTAGTCGGGATCAAGAAGACCTGGGTTTTGGCCGTAGTCCTCAGAAGTATGGGGCGTATTGTAAGGAATTCTTCGAGAACTGTAAAAGTGCCGACAAACCCTTTTATTTTATGGTAAACTCTCATGATCCCCATCGACCATTTTACAATCCAGATGAAGGACCAAAGGGTGGTGCTGAGGTGCCATCGCGGTTGTATAACCCCAATGAAATTGAAGTGCCCGGATTCTTGCCTGATCTTCCATTGATTCGCAAAGAACTTTCGTGGTATTACAATTCGGTGAGACGCTTAGATGATACATTTGGAGCGGTGATGAATGCTCTGGAAGAGTCGGGATTGCGAGACAATACACTGGTCGCTTTTTTGTCGGATAACGGGATGGCCGTGCCGTTTGCCAAGTGTAATGTATATCTGGCGAGTACACGCACACCGTGGCTGGTGCGGTGGCCCGGTGTTGCAAAAGAGGGTACAACATGTAGTGAACTAATGTCCGGCATTGACTTCTTGCCGACCGCATTAGATGCGATTGGATTGCCCGCTTTGGATGGTGTGGATGGACAATCTTTTGTGCCGCTGCTGAGAGGTGAAAAGCAGGAGGGTCGAGAGCATGTATTTACGCAGATCGATTCTAAGGCTGGTGGAGCAGCAACGCCGATGCGGTGTGTGCAGGATCATCAATTTGGGTACATATTTAATATGTGGGTGCGAGATGACTATCGGTACCGCAATAACAATGAAGGCTTGACGATGCACGCAATGGAGGAGGCTGCACCGGGCAATCCAGATATTGCAGAACGGGTGCGGATGTTTCGGTATCGCGTACCGGAAGAGTTATACGATTTGGAGCAGGACCCCAATTGTTTGAAAAACCTGATTGACGACCCGGAATACAGTGCAAAAGCTGATGAAATACGGGCGATTCTACAGGCCCAAATGCGGGAAACCAATGATCCGGTTTTGGAGGCTTTTGAAAATCGCACATCGCCCGATGTGGTAACGCGTGTGTTCAATGTTGTGTATCCAGATCACGAGAATAGGAATAAAAATTAA